The Rhinolophus ferrumequinum isolate MPI-CBG mRhiFer1 chromosome 6, mRhiFer1_v1.p, whole genome shotgun sequence genome has a window encoding:
- the IMP3 gene encoding U3 small nucleolar ribonucleoprotein protein IMP3, translating into MVRKLKFHEQKLLKQVDFLNWEVTDHNLHEVRVLRRYRLQRREDYTRYNQLSRSVRELARRLRDLPERDPFRVRASAALLDKLYALGLVPTRGSLELCDFVTASSFCRRRLPTVLLKLRMAQHLQAAVAFVEQGHVRVGPDVVTDPAFLVTRSMEDFVTWVDSSKIKRHVLEYNEERDDFDLEA; encoded by the coding sequence ATGGTGCGGAAGCTTAAGTTCCACGAGCAGAAGCTGCTGAAGCAGGTGGACTTCCTGAACTGGGAGGTCACCGACCACAACCTACACGAAGTGCGCGTGTTGCGGCGTTATCGGCTGCAGCGGCGCGAGGACTACACGCGCTACAACCAGCTGAGCCGCTCTGTGCGCGAGCTAGCGCGGCGCCTGCGCGACCTGCCCGAGCGCGACCCTTTTCGCGTGCGCGCCTCGGCTGCGCTGCTGGACAAGCTGTACGCTCTCGGCCTGGTGCCCACGCGCGGCTCGCTCGAACTCTGCGACTTCGTCACGGCCTCGTCCTTCTGCCGCCGCCGCCTGCCCACCGTGCTCCTTAAGCTGCGCATGGCGCAGCACCTTCAAGCCGCGGTGGCCTTCGTAGAGCAGGGCCACGTGCGCGTGGGCCCCGACGTGGTCACTGACCCCGCCTTCCTCGTCACACGCAGCATGGAGGATTTCGTCACCTGGGTTGATTCGTCCAAGATAAAGCGGCACGTTCTGGAGTACAATGAGGAGCGCGATGACTTCGACCTGGAAGCCTAg
- the SNX33 gene encoding sorting nexin-33 isoform X2: MALKGRALYDFRSENKEEISIQQDEDLVIFSETSLDGWLQGQNSRGETGLFPASYVEVVRSGASYSPTGSPGAQVSLYDRADVANAPGSGGGSGFFSKQGSFEEDDDDDWDDWDDGCTAVEGPRAGELGTNGHPPLHLSYPGAYPSQHMAFRPKPALERQDSLASAKRGSVVGRNLNRFSCFVRSGVEAFILGDVPMLAKIAETYSIEMGPRGPQWKASPHPFSCSVEDPTKQTKFKGIKSYISYKLTPTHIGSPVYRRYKHFDWLYNRLLHKFTVISVPHLPEKQATGRFEEDFIEKRKRRLILWMDHMTSHPVLSQYEGFQHFLSCLDAKQWKMGKRRAEKDEMVGASFLLTFQIPTEHQDLQDVEDRVDTFKAFSKKMDDSVLQLSTVASELVRKHVGGFRKEFQKLGNAFQAISHAFQMDPPFSSEALNSAISHTGRTYEAIGEMFAEQPKNDLFQMLDMLSLYQGLLSNFPDIIHLQKDKVR; encoded by the exons ATGGCACTAAAAGGCCGAGCCCTCTATGACTTCCGCAGTGAGAACAAGGAGGAAATCAGCATCCAGCAGGACGAGGACCTGGTCATCTTCAGCGAGACCTCGCTGGACGGCTGGCTGCAAGGCCAGAACAGCCGCGGTGAGACGGGCCTCTTCCCTGCCTCTTACGTGGAGGTCGTCCGCTCTGGCGCCAGCTACAGCCCCACAGGCTCTCCTGGCGCCCAGGTGAGCTTGTATGACAGAGCCGATGTGGCTAACGCTCCTGGGAGTGGTGGGGGCAGTGGCTTCTTCTCCAAGCAGGGCAGCTTCGAGGAGGACGATGACGACGACTGGGACGACTGGGACGACGGGTGCACAGCGGTGGAGGGGCCGCGCGCGGGGGAGCTGGGCACCAATGGGCACCCGCCGCTCCACCTCTCCTACCCTGGGGCCTACCCCAGCCAGCACATGGCCTTCCGGCCCAAGCCAGCGCTGGAGCGGCAGGACAGCCTGGCATCTGCCAAGCGGGGCAGTGTGGTGGGGCGCAACCTCAACCGCTTCTCCTGCTTCGTGCGCTCGGGCGTGGAGGCCTTCATCCTGGGTGATGTGCCCATGCTGGCCAAGATCGCTGAGACATACTCCATCGAAATGGGCCCTCGTGGCCCCCAGTGGAAGGCCAGCCCCCACCCATTTTCCTGCTCGGTGGAGGACCCCACCAAACAGACCAAATTCAAGGGCATCAAGAGCTACATCTCCTACAAGCTCACACCCACCCACATCGGCTCCCCCGTCTACCGGCGCTACAAGCACTTTGACTGGCTCTATAACCGCCTGCTTCACAAGTTCACTGTCATCTCGGTGCCTCACCTGCCGGAGAAGCAGGCCACAGGCCGCTTCGAGGAGGACTTCATTGAGAAACGGAAGCGGAGGCTCATCCTCTGGATGGACCATATGACCAGCCACCCCGTGCTGTCCCAGTACGAGGGCTTCCAGCATTTCCTCAGCTGTCTGGATGCCAAGCAGTGGAAGATGGGCAAACGCCGGGCAGAGAAGGACGAGATGGTGGGTGCCAGTTTCCTGCTCACCTTCCAGATCCCCACGGAGCATCAGGACCTGCAGGACGTGGAGGACCGTGTGGACACGTTCAAGGCCTTCAGCAAGAAGATGGACGACAGTGTCCTGCAGCTCAGCACTGTAGCATCGGAGCTGGTGCGCAAGCATGTGGGAGGCTTCAGAAAGGAATTCCAGAAGCTGGGCAATGCCTTCCAGGCCATCAGCCATGCCTTCCAGATGGACCCCCCCTTCAGCTCTGAGGCCCTCAACAGTGCCATCTCTCACACGGGCCGTACCTATGAAGCCATCGGCGAGATGTTTGCCGAGCAGCCCAAGAACGACCTCTTCCAGATGCTCGACATGCTGTCTCTGTACCAGGGCCTGCTGTCCAACTTCCCTGACATTATCCACCTGCAGAAAG acaaggtgCGGTGA